A DNA window from Aspergillus nidulans FGSC A4 chromosome I contains the following coding sequences:
- a CDS encoding 2-oxoglutarate and iron-dependent oxygenase domain-containing protein (transcript_id=CADANIAT00007745), producing the protein MGIVIIDGKSEERKACPSQVARRLSYSHNNQNANYSLRNPGYRYVQVPETASSLDWAGLKTLDLAKYDLLGGKQELAVELTKAIEDGFFYVENYGLSKEEVDAQFGLAKRVLPLPNDEKQKYRAALEQGDYNGWKPAEHAGRPHPEVVRALWHTIERFSKHAHYHIFRKLPVIFAVALGLKDEEWLVKRHHYDRMLGDHLRYMKYYARSEEEN; encoded by the exons ATGGGTATTGTCATTATAGATGGGAAaagtgaagaaagaaagg CTTGTCCGAGCCAGGTTGCGCGCCGGCTCTCGTATTCACATAATAACCAAAATGCCAACTACAGTCTTCGAAACCCCGGCTATCGCTACGTGCAGGTCCCTGAGACAGCCTCGAGCCTCGACTGGGCCGGCTTGAAGACACTGGATCTTGCAAAGTATGATTTGCTCGGGGGAAAACAAGAGCTGGCTGTAGAACTCACAAAGGCCATTGAAGAC GGTTTCTTCTACGTCGAAAATTATGGTTTGAGCAAGGAAGAAGTCGACGCCCAGTTTGGTCTAGCTAAAAGGGTCCTCCCCCTGCCCAACGATGAGAAGCAGAAGTATCGCGCCGCCCTCGAACAAGGAGACTACAACGGATGGAAGCCAGCCG AGCACGCGGGTCGCCCGCATCCAGAGGTTGTCAGGGCGCTTTGGCATACTATTGAACGGTTCTCAAAACATGCTCACTACCATATTTTCAGGAAGCTGCCAGTTATCTTTGCGGTTGCTCTTGGCCTTAAGGATGAGGAGTGGTTAGTGAAGAGACATCACTACGACCGAATGTTGGGGGATCATCTGCGGTACATGAAGTACTATGCCaggagtgaggaggagaatTGA
- a CDS encoding uric acid-xanthine permease uapA (transcript_id=CADANIAT00007742) has product MHDRAGLDHSPAPAVGPDPYSSDDSMDNSIHSTDGPDSVIPNSNPKKTVRQRVRLLARHLTTREGLIGDYDYGFLFRPELPFMKKDPRAPPFFGLNEKIPVLLAFILGLQHALAMLAGVVTPPLIISSSLSLPSDLQQYLVSTSLIVCGLLSMVQITRFHIYKTPYYIGSGVLSVMGVSFSIISVASGAFNQMYSNGFCQLDEAGNRLPCPEAYGALIGTSACCALVEILLAFVPPKVIQKIFPPIVTGPTVMLIGISLIGTGFKDWAGGSACMDDGMLCPSATAPRPLPWGSPEFIGLGFLVFVSIILCERFGAPIMKSCSVVIGLLVGCIVAAACGYFSHADIDAAPAASFIWVKTFPLSVYGPMVLPIIAVFIICACECIGDVTATCDVSRLEVRGGTFESRIQGAVLADGINSVVAALATMTPMTTFAQNNGVIALTRCANRWAGYCCCLILIVAGIFAKFAAAIVAIPNSVMGGMKTFLFASVVISGQAIVAKAPFTRRNRFILTASMALGYGATLVPTWFGNVFPQTENRDLEGFENAIELVLETGFAVTAFVAMLLNAIMPAEVEEIGAVTPMPVSAHDNRDGEAEYQSKQA; this is encoded by the exons ATG CATGATAGGGCCGGCCTGGACCAttcaccagcaccagcagtcGGCCCTGATCCCTATTCGAGTGACGACAGCATGGACAACTCCATCCATTCAACCGACGGCCCCGACTCCGTCatccccaactccaaccccaaGAAGACCGTCCGACAGAGAGTCCGCTTGCTGGCTAGGCATCTGACGACCCGCGAGGGCCTGATCGGCGACTATGACTATGGCTTCCTTTTCCGGCCCGAGCTACCCTTCATGAAGAAAGATCCACGGGCGCCGCCTTTTTTTGGCCTCAACGAGAAGATTCCCGTGCTGTTGGCGTTTATCCTGGGTCTTCAGCATGCGCTTGCCATGTTGGCGGGTGTGGTCACTCCTCCTCTGATCATATCAAGCTCGCTGAGCCTGCCGTCCGATCTCCAGCAGTATCTCGTTTCGACCTCGCTTATCGTCTGCGGGCTGCTGTCGATGGTCCAGATAACGCGATTTCATATCTACAAGACACC GTACTATATCGGCAGTGGCGTCCTCTCAGTTATGGGGGTCTCGTTCTCCATCATCTCCGTCGCCAGCGGCGCCTTCAACCAGATGTACTCGAACGGGTTCTGTCAACTCGACGAGGCTGGAAACAGACTCCCTTGCCCCGAAGCGTACGGCGCCTTGATTGGCACCTCGGCCTGCTGTGCTTTGGTggagatcctcctcgcttTCGTGCCTCCCAAAGTGATACAGAAAATCTTCCCGCCCATCGTCACTGGTCCCACTGTAATGCTTATCGGGATAAGTCTGATTGGAACTGGGTTCAAAGACTGGGCTGGCGGCTCGGCGTGTATGGATGACGGGATGCTGTGCCCGTCCGCAACTGCACCGCGCCCTCTCCCGTGGGGGAGTCCAGAGTTCATCGGCCTGGGTTTTCTAGTCTTTGTATCGATCATCCTCTGCGAACGATTTGGAGCCCCGATTATGAAGTCCTGTTCTGTTGTCATCGGGCTGCTCGTCGGTTGTATAGTCGCTGCAGCCTGCGGCTACTTCAGCCACGCCGATATTGACGCT GCCCCTGCCGCCTCATTCATCTGGGTCAAGACTTTCCCTCTCTCTGTCTATGGTCCGATGGTTCTCCCGATCATCGCGGTTTTCATCATCTGCGCCTGCGAGTGCATCGGTGATGTAACCGCCACCTGCGACGTCTCGCGTCTCGAAGTCCGCGGCGGCACATTCGAGTCGCGCATCCAGGGCGCCGTCCTAGCAGACGGGATCAACTCGGTAGTCGCTGCCCTTGCGACAATGACCCCCATGACGACCTTTGCGCAGAACAACGGCGTGATTGCCCTCACTCGCTGCGCAAACCGCTGGGCCggatactgctgctgtctgATATTGATAGTAGCCGGTATCTTTGCTAAATTCGCTGCAGCCATTGTTGCCATACCCAACAGTGTCATGGGCGGGATGAAGACgtttctcttcgcttcggtCGTTATTAGCGGACAGGCGATCGTGGCCAAGGCGCCGTTCACAAGGCGAAATCGGTTTATCCTCACCGCGTCAATGGCCCTGGGATACGGGGCGACGCTGGTGCCCACTTGGTTTGGGAATGTATTCCCTCAGACCGAGAATAGAGACCTGGAGGGGTTTGAAAATGCGATCGAGCTCGTGCTTGAGACGGGGTTTGCGGTCACGGCATT TGTTGCTATGCTCTTGAACGCAATCATGCCTGCTGAAGTCGAAGAGATCGGTGCCGTCACCCCTATGCCGGTCTCTGCTCATGATAATCGGGATGGCGAGGCGGAGTATCAGAGCAAGCAGGCTTAG
- a CDS encoding uncharacterized protein (transcript_id=CADANIAT00007740) has protein sequence MPAQHRPLWWYGWNALRGGNPTFLTPDQVPVPDLSGKWIIITGSNSGIGLEAAKAFASAGANLILGCREPAAWETHPAAAAEECQTLARVNGHTESVIEWWKIDMADLSAVDAFAQRWLDTGRALDILCNNAGMGPTGSRKPILTKDGLEILHQVNFTSHVLLTLRVLDSLAKAPQPRIVCTTSCFHFRGYFDLDHFNGELGMAGDPYPNNKLYFQVWLTELHSRLLASPNYRHVTVNGINPGYVNSGIWNNPLSETKNTWIDTAYKFWKFVASILAISPQQGSLAIVYAATSAEFGPDPVTQGVGEIGGKGGGHYINRIWEGEAMPHCSDEECRKEVWEKVGKELGLEERGLGHWV, from the exons ATGCCAGCCCAGCATCGTCCGCTATGGTGGTATGGCTGGAACGCATTAAGAGGCGGAAACCCTACCTTTCTGACACCCGACCAAGTTCCTGTCCCTGACCTCTCGGGCAAATGGATTATTATCACCGGTTCAAACAGTGGAATCGGCCTTGAAgcagcaaaggcctttgccTCAGCCGGCGCAAATCTCATACTGGGGTGCCGAGAGCCGGCGGCATGGGAGACGCACCCGGCCGCGGCGGCTGAAGAGTGCCAGACGTTGGCCCGGGTAAACGGACATACGGAGTCGGTGATAGAATGGTGGAAGATTGATATGGCGGACTTGAGCGCCGTGGACGCGTTCGCTCAGCGCTGGCTGGATACCGGCCGTGCGCTTGACATCCTGTGCAATAATGCAGGCATGGGGCCGACGGGCTCAAGGAAGCCGATACTGACGAAGGACGGGCTAGAGATACTGCATCAG GTCAACTTCACCTCCCATGTCCTTCTGACGCTGCGCGTGCTCGACTCTCTCGCAAAGGCTCCTCAACCCCGGATCGTCTGCACAACCTCGTGCTTCCACTTCCGAGGATATTTCGACCTGGATCATTTCAACGGCGAATTAGGCATGGCGGGCGACCCATACCCTAACAACAAGCTCTACTTCCAGGTCTGGCTGACCGAACTCCACAGCCGTCTCTTAGCCAGCCCCAATTACAGACACGTCACCGTCAACGGCATCAACCCGGGCTACGTAAATTCAGGGATCTGGAACAACCCGCTTTCTGAGACCAAGAACACGTGGATTGACACCGCGTACAAATTCTGGAAATTCGTCGCAAGCATTCTCGCCATCAGCCCGCAGCAGGGGAGTCTGGCAATTGTGTATGCAGCCACCAGTGCAGAGTTTGGACCCGACCCTGTCACGCAGGGGGTGGGGGAGATTGGGGGGAAGGGTGGTGGGCACTATATTAACCGGATCTGGGAAGGCGAGGCGATGCCTCACTGCTCAGACGAAGAATGTCGGAAAGAGGTTTGGGAGAAGGTGGGCAAAGAGCTGGGATTGGAGGAAAGGGGGTTGGGTCATTGGGTATAA
- a CDS encoding 2-hydroxychromene-2-carboxylate isomerase (transcript_id=CADANIAT00007746) encodes MAARPVIEYYFSFISLWSYIGSRRFQRLVQETNAHVIHKPIDLMYIFSISGGLPVKQRSAQRQAYRLLEMERWRRIHGIPIVQNPKYYPADPSLAHRVLLAAIEESGNDSLAVQEFARLGLEAVWARELDIANEATIVQLAKEAGLSGDRLLQRAKTEPLLADQETALTKEAEIRQYFGAPLYSFRGEPFWGQDRLDMLDDAIKSGRDPIVVPSLP; translated from the coding sequence ATGGCCGCCCGCCCAGTGATCGAATATTacttctccttcatctcgctATGGTCCTATATCGGCAGTCGGCGTTTCCAGCGACTGGTTCAGGAAACAAATGCCCATGTCATCCACAAACCAATTGACCTCATGTACATCTTCTCGATATCCGGGGGCCTCCCTGTGAAACAACGGTCGGCGCAACGCCAGGCCTACCGGTTACTTGAGATGGAGCGGTGGCGACGTATTCACGGCATTCCAATAGTGCAGAATCCAAAGTACTACCCGGCCGACCCATCGCTCGCTCATCGTGTGCTACTGGCGGCCATCGAGGAATCCGGCAATGACAGTCTGGCTGTGCAGGAATTTGCGCGGCTTGGTTTGGAGGCGGTTTGGGCGAGAGAGTTGGATATTGCAAACGAAGCTACGATTGTGCAGCTGGCCAAAGAGGCTGGACTGAGTGGTGATCGGTTGCTACAGAGGGCGAAAACTGAGCCTCTGCTGGCAGATCAGGAGACAGCCTTGacgaaggaagcagagatcAGGCAGTATTTCGGCGCCCCATTGTACTCTTTTCGAGGAGAGCCGTTCTGGGGCCAGGACCGGCTGGATATGTTGGATGATGCTATAAAGAGCGGGAGGGATCCCATCGTTGTACCGAGTCTGCCATAG
- a CDS encoding malate dehydrogenase (oxaloacetate-decarboxylating) maeB (transcript_id=CADANIAT00007743; conserved hypothetical protein similar to yeast mitochondrial NAD-dependent malic enzyme (Eurofung)), with product MSLARFKHLPRATQGPIKCPYKGAALLGNANYNKGSAHSERERREFNLHGLLPPNIQTLDEQVERAYQQYKSRPDDLAKNTFMASMKSQNQVLYYRLLQTHLKEMFSVIYTPTEADAIQNYSRLFRKPEGCYLSIRDHGEKEIDECFANFSGGDDVDYIVVSDGEQWQILGIGDQGVGAILISVAKLVITTACAGIHPSRQLPVVLDCGTNNEELLNDKLYLGLRQRRAQGEEYDKFVDKFVRMARKRFPNAYIHLCSEDFGLQNAKRILDRYRSQLPCFNDDIQGTGCVTLAALMAGLHVSNVKLKDVRVVCYGSGSAGTGIADQISDAIATEAGFSKSDALKQIWCIDKQGLLLKSQGDALTASQKYFAKEDNEWPEGQDIDLYSVIKHVKPHVLIGTSTKPGSFTEETIREMAKHVDRPIIFPLSNPTRLHEAQPQDITKWTDGKALIATGSPFPPVEYNGTKTEIVSAECNNSTAFPGIGLGAVLSRASRLSEKMVVAASKALAAKAPALEDPNKPLLPDVENVRELSLNVAKAVIQTAVKEGLAQEEGIPEDEKDLEDWIRAQMWEATYRDLEKAD from the exons ATGAGCCTCGCCCGCTTCAAGCACCTCCCGCGCGCCACCCAGGGACCTATCAAATGCCCCTACAAGGGCGCTGCCCTGCTCGGCAACGCCAACTACAACAAGGGCTCTGCCCATTCCGAGCGTGAGCGGCGCGAATTCAACTTGCACGGACTACTGCCACCCAATATCCAGACATTGGACGAACAGGTGGAGCGGGCATACCAGCAGTACAAAAGCCGTCCCGATGACCTGGCGAAAAACACCTTCATGGCGAGCATGAAGTCGCAAAACCAGGTGCTTTACTACCGGCTGCTGCAGACTCATCTCAAGGAGATGTTCAGCGTCATCTACACGCCGACGGAGGCGGATGCGATCCAGAACTACTCACGGCTGTTCCGGAAGCCTGAAGGGTGCTATCTGAGTATCCGTGACCATGGTGAGAAAGAGATCGATGAGTGTTTCGCTAACTTCAGCGGTGGGGATGACGTGGATTATATAGTTGTTAGCGACGGGGAGCAG TGGCAGATCCTCGGGATAGGCGATCAGGGCGTCGGGGCGATCCTGATATCTGTCGCGAAGCTGGTCATCACCACTGCCTGTGCTGGCATCCATCCATCAAGACAGCTCCCTGTAGTGTTGGATTGTGGGACGAATAATGAGGAGCTACTCAACGATAAGCTCTACTTGGGTCTGCGGCAACGGCGCGCACAAGGGGAGGAATACGATAAGTTTGTGGATAAATTTGTGAGGATGGCCAGGAAGAGGTTTCCCAATGCCTATATCCACTT ATGCAGTGAGGACTTTGGTCTCCAAAACGCCAAACGTATCCTTGACAGATACCGCTCACAATTACCTTGCTTCAACGACGATATTCAGGGCACCGGTTGTGTCACGCTGGCTGCCCTCATGGCCGGACTCCATGTTAGCAATGTCAAGCTAAAAGATGTCAGAGTCGTGTGCTATGGCTCTGGATCTGCAGGCACTGGCATCGCAGATCAGATTAGCGATGCCATTGCCACCGAGGCAGGTTTCTCTAAAAGTGATGCCTTGAAGCAGATTTG GTGCATTGATAAACAAGGCCTACTGCTGAAATCTCAAGGCGACGCACTCACAGCCAGCCAGAAATATTTCGCAAAAGAAGACAATGAATGGCCTGAGGGTCAAGATATTGATCTTTATTCCGTCATCAAGCACGTCAAGCCCCATGTTCTGATCGGGACATCCACCAAACCTGGGTCTTTTACAGAGGAGACCATCCGCGAGATGGCAAAACATGTCGACCGCCCAATAATCTTCCCCCTCAGTAACCCGACGAGATTGCATGAGGCTCAGCCGCAGGATATCACCAAGTGGACGGACGGGAAAGCCCTGATTGCGACTGGCAGTCCTTTCCCGCCTGTAGAGTACAACGGCACCAAGACGGAAATCG TATCAGCCGAATGCAATAACTCAACCGCCTTCCCCGGTATTGGGCTCGGAGCTGTCCTCTCACGAGCCAGCCGCCTATCTGAGAAGATGGTCGTCGCAGCTTCAAAGGCACTAGCAGCAAAGGCTCCAGCGCTGGAAGATCCAAACAAGCCACTTCTTCCAGACGTTGAGAATGTCAGAGAGTTGAGTTTGAATGTCGCCAAGGCAGTTATTCAGACGGCAGTGAAGGAAGGATTGGCCCAGGAAGAGGGCATTCcagaggacgagaaggatttGGAAGACTGGATACGGGCTCAGATGTGGGAGGCAACCTATCGGGATTTGGAGAAGGCTGATTAA
- a CDS encoding putative MFS transporter (transcript_id=CADANIAT00007744), with amino-acid sequence MHSPVMSAETQGPLAPRAVDEKAIAINGIDALGEEARPIDPEVERRVLRKIDLFLMPAMVIGYGLVYYDKAILGSAALFGMTTDLQLSVTDTSVSPPTTDTSRLSWATSIFYFGQLAGSYPMTYTLQHFQTKHVLGPVVMLWAIICAATAGVTTWQGLYAQRFFLGFTESIIPTGFMVTVSGYYTQREQSSRQSWWFSGTGWFTIIGGAFNYGFAQIDGGALKPWQYIYVFAGVLTFLFGIWCFFLPNDPLNAWFLTPEERLVAVERLRASQTGVKNQTVKKGQLREAILDIKIWLVALTMAAAYGPLFFAILTPFYFLYTVNGAVSGFGPLIVSTFGYSSLESILFQFPLGGLSAFGIIGTGWLCSRYRNIRVLSLVLCSLPVIAGFVMIWKSSWGHKPVTPVAGYSLIGFFGPVVGLTISLGASNVAGETKKSFMAAAVFVAYCVGNIVGPQLIHSQQKAAHYPDLWTGLIICYCITILSASVLCVLWFRENRRREALNLDESEADRLAFKDLTDKENLHFRYVY; translated from the exons ATGCATTCACCGGTCATGTCAGCTGAAACTCAGGGTCCACTAGCCCCGCGGGCTGTCGACGAGAAAGCTATCGCGATAAATGGGATCGATGCCCTAGGCGAAGAAGCCAGGCCCATTGACCCTGAAGTTGAGCGGCgggtgttgaggaagatAGACCTCTTTCTGATGCCCGCCATGGTGATCG GGTACGGCCTGGTGTACTATGACAAG GCGATCCTCGGCAGCGCTGCTCTCTTTGGCATGACTACAGACCTCCAGCTATCGGTCACAGATACCTCTGTCAGCCCGCCAACTACTGATACGTCTAGACTCAGCTGGGCAACTTCGATCTTCTACTTTGGTCAACTTGCTGGCTCCTATCCGATGACATACACCCTGCAGCATTTTCAGACGAAACATGTCCTGGGGCCGGTTGTCATGCTGTGGGCGATCATCTGCGCTGCCACGGCTGGTGTGACGACATGGCAGGGGCTCTATGCCCAGCGGTTCTTTTTAG GCTTCACTGAGTCCATCATCCCCACCGGGTTCATGGTGACGGTCAGTGGTTACTATACGCAAAGAGAGCAGTCGTCGCGCCAGAGCTGGTGGTTCTCCGGGACTGGCTGGTTCACTATCATAGGCGGTGCTTTCAACTATGGCTTTGCGCAGATCGACGGTGGCGCATTAAAACCATGGCAGTACATATACGTCTTCGCTGGGGTGCTTACgttcctcttcggcatctggTGCTTTTTCCTCCCGAACGACCCGTTGAATGCGTGGTTCCTCACCCCTGAGGAACGACTTGTGGCAGTAGAGAGACTCCGAGCCAGCCAGACCGGCGTCAAGAACCAAACGGTCAAGAAGGGACAGCTCAGGGAGGCGATTCTTGATATCAAGATCTGGCTCGTTGCCCtgaccatggctgctgcgtATGGacccctcttcttcgccattcTTACACCTTTCTACTTCTT GTATACCGTCAACGGCGCCGTCTCCGGATTCGGTCCACTCATCGTCTCCACGTTCGGCTACTCTTCCCTCGAAAGCATCCTTTTCCAGTTTCCGCTCGGCGGCCTCTCGGCGTTCGGAATCATTGGGACTGGCTGGCTATGTTCTCGATACCGCAACATCCGTGTCCTCTCACTCGTTCTCTGCAGTCTCCCTGTGATCGCCGGCTTCGTCATGATCTGGAAGTCCAGCTGGGGCCACAAGCCGGTGACTCCGGTCGCTGGGTACTCGCTCATCGGGTTCTTCGGGCCTGTTGTGGGTCTCACAATTTCGCTCGGTGCTAGTAACGTTGCTGgcgagacgaagaagagcttcatGGCGGCGGCAGTATTTGTGGCGTACTGTGTAGGGAACATTGTTGGGCCGCAGTTAATCCATAGTCAGCAGAAAGCTGCGCATTACCCTGATTTATGGACTGGCCTTATAATCTG TTATTGCATTACTATCCTCTCTGCCTCGGTGCTGTGTGTGCTGTGGTTCCGCGAAAACAGGCGCCGGGAGGCGCTTAACTTAGATGAAAGCGAAGCTGATCGACTTGCTTTTAAGGATCTTACAGACAAAGAGAACTTGCATTTCAGATATGTGTACTAG
- a CDS encoding uncharacterized protein (transcript_id=CADANIAT00007741), producing MPTSRPTTIAWIARVTAEVGPTPATYANQHAKCLLDQPLPGICLILASRDGRCLSIAQCYS from the exons ATGCCCACCTCAAGACCGACGACCATCGCTTGGATCGCTAGGGTCACGGCCGAAGTCGGCCCAACGCCAGCTACATACGCAAACCAGCACGCCAAATGTCTATTGGACCAGCCTT TACCTGGCATCTGCTTGATCCTGGCGAGCCGTGATGGCCGCTGCCTGAG TATTGCACAGTGCTACAGCTAA